The DNA region CACTGTCCGGTCTTCCAAGAGCGGTAGATAGCAGGGGCGTTTTCGGCTTGCACACCGATGACCTTGACCTTCGGATTAATCGCTTTCGCAACGGTGATAGCCCCGCAGCAACCGCTTCCACCACCGATGGGTACAATGATAGCATCCACATTCGGAAGGTTTTCAAAAATCTCAAGCGAATAGGTGCCGACACCGTGGAAGAGTCCCGGCTCCATACACGGATGAACGTAATAAAGCCCGCGTTCCGCTTGGAGTGTTTCGCATAGGGCAAGTGCCTCGTCAAAATCGTTACCGTGCTCAATGAGTTCAGCACCAAACGCCCGCATTGCACTATTCTTTTCGGGGTTATTTCCGTGTGGCACAACAACGGTAGCGTTAACACCAAATTGCGTCGCCGCATAAGCGATCGACTGTCCATGATTGCCACGGGTTGCCGTAAGCACGCCCTTTTCACGCTGTGCTTGTGGTAGGTGGTGCATGAAATTCAACCCGCCGCGCACCTTAAAACTCCCCGTTGGATGATGATTTTCGTGTTTGATGTATGCCTGAAATCCGAGTCGTTCGGATAATTCTGGATAATGAATTAAGGGTGTCTGTTTTAAAAACCGCGCCACGACCTTCCTCGCGGCAATGATGTCTTGAAATTTAAGAGTTCTCACTTTTATTCCTTTAGTATAGTTGTCAGTTATCAGTTGTCAGAAAAGCATCTACTTACCCAGCCGAGAACTGACAACCAAAAACTAATGACTCTAAAAAATAGCATCTTGTAAACCTAAAAAATCTATGCTAATATGATAACATATCTTAACGCGCATATCAAAACGAATCGCAGCGAAAGGAAACGCACATGGCACAAGAATGGCACTCCACACAACTTGAAATTGACGAAACTGATGACCTCATCGAAGTCTGCTATGAAAATGGATGGACAGATGGACTCCCCGTCGTTCCACCGACCTCTGAGCGCGTTGAACGGATGCTCAGTGCGACAGATCGGGATCCAGATGAACTCATTGCAGCAGTCCCACCCAAATGGGGCAGAGCCACAGTTGAGAAAGTTGCAATCAACGCTGTTATGGCAGGATGCAAACCTGCGTATCTGCCGCTTATTCTCACCGCAGTAGAAGCGATGACATCCGAACAGTTCAATCTCCACGGGGTCCAAGTCACGACTTCACATGTTGGACCGATGCTCCTTGTGAACGGACCTATTCGGAAAAAATTAGAAATCAACGATGGATTCAATCTCTTTGGGCAAGGGTGGCGTGCAAATGCAACCATCGGTCGCACGCTGAGACTTGTTTGCACCAATATCGGCGGGGCATTGCCCGGTGAACTCGACCGCGCCGCATTCGGGCACGCCGGAAAATACACGTGTTGTATCGCTGAAAAAGAGGAAGCGAGTCCTTGGGAACCCTTGCATACCGAACGCGGGTTTCAAGCGGACGACAGTACTATCACCGTTTTCGCCGCCGCCGGTCCTCAAACCGTCAACGATCACGGTAATAACACCGCAGAAGGCATCCTCAACACAATCGCCCAGAATATTGCCGCTCCGGGGAACAGCAGCGGAGAGACTCTTCTCGTCATAGGCGTTGAGCATGCAAAAACAATCTCAGAAGATGGATTCAGTAGAGCTGACATCCGGCAGTACGTCGCTGACACGACAAAACAATATTCGGAAGGAGACCTACTGCTCATAGTAGCTGGCGGCCCGGCAGGTAGGTGGACCATCGTTGTTCCGGGTTGGGGTTCACCGACTTCGCGTGCTGTTACATTGACGGTGTAGACGCTGGGTAAACCGAGATTGAAGTTACAAAATTCAGGTGGAATTTTTTCCTGAAAATATTTTTGCAAATCGTCAAAAAATGTGGTATCCTTTTTAAGCAAAGAGAATAAGAAACTGAAATCTATTTTCTAACGTTATACTAAAGGAATAGATGCGATGGACGCGAGAACGCTGTCTTTACCTATCAGCACTTTAGATTACAAACAACCTGCCACTGTGCAAGTCGGTTCCCCTGTTTCCGTTGTCATTGATATGATGCAAGAGGAAGGGCGAGGGTGCGTGCTTGTCGTTGATGAGGATGAACAGTTAGCTGGAATTATCACAGAACGAGATCTGCTCCAACATGTGAGCGGTCAGCGCGCCGCACCGACGGAATTTAAGGTTGAACAGGTAATGACACCGGATCCTGAAACACTACGCGCCAGTGATCCGATTGCCTTCGCATTAAACTTGATGCACCTCGGGCACTTTCGGCATGTCCCCCTCTGCGTCTGGGATGACCAAGAAGAAGCTTATCCCATCGGCATAATTTCAACCCGCGATATTCTCGAACATATCGCTATATTCATAGAAAATCAGGAATAGGAGGCGTAACCGTGCTGTACGACTTGGCAATTGATGAAGAATTAGAGCAGATGGACGAAGATGCTGCGTTAAAGGCATGGAGCGCGCAAGAAATTCAGATTTTGCTTAAAGATCTGATGCGTCCTATTGTCACCATTGATATCAACTGTAGCACAAACGAAGCAATTGACCTGCTCTTAGCACACAAAATCGGTGCAGCACCTGTTGTGGAGAACGGCAGGCTCCGTGGGATTTTTAGTGAACGAGACGTGTTAAACAAAATTCTCAACAAGCAAGTTGGAGACTTAGACCACATCGGCGTTGAAGAATTCATGATAGCAGATCCACAGACAGCACAACCAGAAGACTCACTGAATACCGCCATTCTCTATATGGCGCGCGGTGGCTATCGCCACGTTCCTATTGTTGATACCGAGAATCGTCCCCTCGGCATGGTATCCATTCGTGACGCGATCTCCTATCTCGTAGAAGAATTTCCGCAAGAGGTCTTAACGCTACCTCCGAAACCCGTTCGAGATGCCTTTAAAGCCCGTGAGGGAGCGTAGATGTTTTTTAAAATTTTATATTTTTCAGGTGCAGTTTCCGAGCGCGAACCCTATGTTTGAATATCCTGAAGGCGCGCCTCTCAAGCGGACACCTATCATAGAAAAAAGGAAACGATTGTAATGCGTAAGCCAGTAGAGCAAATTGAGGAAGCGACAATTCTATTTGCTGGCGACTCCGGCGATGGGTCACAGACCATTGGCACGCAAATGACAGAAACCACCGCCCTCATTGGTAACGATGTCGCTACACTCCCCGATTACCCCGCCGAGATTCGCGCACCTGCAGGATCGTTAGCAGGGGTGTCCGGGTTCCAACTTCACTTCTCAAGCGAACAGATTCACACCCCTGGAGATCTTTGCGATGTCCTCGTCGCAATGAACCCCGCTGCCTTAAAGGTTCACCTCAATAAACTTAAACCCAACGGTATCCTCATTGTAAATGTCGATAATTTTGCAGACCGTAATCTACGCCTCGCGGGGTATGAAAGTAATCCACTTGAAGACGATGCCCTTACAAAATATCAAGTTTTCAAAGTCGAACTCACGCAGCTCACCCGAAAAGCACTCGAAACAACGAACTTGACAACAGGAGAAATTGATCGGTGTAAAAACTTTTTCGCACTCGGTATGATCCTTTGGTTCTACAATCGTCCGATGGAATACACGATGAAGTGGATCAAGGTGAAGTTCGCTAAAAAACCTGAGTACATTGAATCAAACATCCTTGCACTCCGCGCAGGAAATACCTATTGCGAAGCCACTGAACAGTTTGCTGTCTCCTATGATGTCAAGCCAGCTGTTTTTGAACCCGGCACTTACCGAAATATTGAGGGCAATATGGCAACAGTGCTGGGACTTGTCGCAGCTTCACATCAATCCGGTTTACCGCTTGTGTACGGCAGTTACCCGATAACGCCCGCCAGTGATATTCTCCACGGGCTCGCCCAGTACCGAAATTTCGGGGTCGTCACAATGCAGATGGAAGATGAAATCGCCGCCGTTGGGGTTGCAATCGGTGCTGCCTTTAGTGGTGCGCTCGGCGTTACCGGTAGTAGTGGCCCGGGTCTCGCACTCAAATCGGAGGCGATTAATCTCGCCATGATTGCCGAACTCCCAATCGTGATATGTAACATTCAGCGTGCAGGTCCTTCAACGGGAATGCCAACAAAAACAGAACAATCGGACTTGTTGCAAATGTTTTATGGCAGGAACGGCGAATCGCCCGTTCCGATCATTGCCTCGTCTCGTCCTTATGACTGTTTTGAGGCGGTCTATGAAGCCTGCCGTATCGCCGTGAAATATAGGACACCGGTGATCTTTCTCTCCGATCTCTACATCGGGATGGGAGCTGAGCCGTGGAAAATCCCTCAACTCTCCGAATTACCAGAAATTAGAGCAAACTTTGCAGTGAGTGCAGATACCAATAATGGATTTGAACCTTATCTACGCGATCCGAAGACTTTGGCGCGTCCGTGGGCAAAACCCGGCACCTCCGGCTTAGAGCACCGCATCGGCGGTTTAGAGAAATCAGATGTGACGGGACACGTCAGTTACGATGCCGAAAACCACGAGAAAATGGTGGAAATCCGAGCAGAAAAGGTTGCTCGCATCGCGGATGACATTCCACCTACCGAGATATTTGGAGCACAGGAAGGCGAAATTCTCCTGCTGGGTTGGGGTGGCACCTACGGCGCAATCCGAACCGTAGTGGAAAACTGCGTTGCTGAAGGACTCCCGATAGGACACGTGCATCTCCGGCATCTCAATCCTTTCCCAAATGACTTAGACGACATTCTACAGAGATTCAAAAAGATTTTAATTCCCGAACTCAACAGCGGTCAGCTCCTCCAACTCATTCGTAGCACCTATCTCATCAATGCAGTCGGACTTAACAAGGTGCAAGGACAACCCTTCCACGTTTTTGAGTTGCATGCCAAAATTGACGAAATACTTAAAGAAATAGGACATCTTTAGTCTCAAACGCCAAAGGGGTAACACACTATGAAAAGGAAAAGAACTTCTCGCATCCCCGCCGGGGCACCGACTCTCACAAGAGCGGATTTTAAATCCGATCAAGACACACGCTGGTGCCCGGGTTGCGGCGACTATTCAATTCTTACCCAGACACAACACATCATGCCTGAACTCGGCATCCCAAAGGAAAACATCGTCTTTATTTCTGGCATCGGGTGTTCAAGCCGATTCCCATACTACATGAACACCTACGGTTTTCACACCATTCATGGTAGAGCACCTACCATCGCCTCTGGCGTGAAAATGGCGAACCCTGACCTCTCTGTATGGGTTATCACGGGTGACGGCGATGCACTTTCAATCGGGGGCAACCACTTCATCCACTTGATGCGCCGGAATTTTGACATCAACGTGCTGCTGTTCAACAACCGTGTCTACGGGCTCACAAAGGGACAATATTCACCGACATCTGAACGAGGCCACCAAATGTATCAGTCCAATCCACTCGGCTCATTGGACACCCCTTTTAATCCTATCAGTCTTGCACTGGCTTCGGGTGCTACGTTCGTGGCACGTTCTGTTGACATAGATTCAGGACACCTGCGTCCCATGCTTAAGGCCGCCTTTGAACATAAAGGCACCTCTTTCATCGAAATCTATCAAAACTGCCACATCTATAACGACGATACCTTCAAACTATACAGAGAAAAAGAGCTTAAAGCCGACAATACGGTGCGTCTGGAACACGGCGAACCTCTCGTTTTCGGTGCGGAAAGTGATAAGGGTATCCGACTTAACGGTTTCCAGCCTGAAGTCGTTGACCTCACAGACGGCGAGCACACCATTGATGACCTCATCGTCCACGACCAATACGCCGAGGATACTACCTTAGCAAACTTCCTCTCGGGGATGAGCGACACACCTGACATGCCACATCCGATGGGTATCTTTCGCAGTGTTCGTCACCCCTGCTACGAGGATCTGATGACAAACCAAGTCCGCACTGCCAAAGAACGCATGGGCGACGGTGACCTTGAGGCACTCCTCAACGATGGCGAAACATGGACCGTGTCATAGGACTGATTTACACCCTGACGCGTTGTAGGACAGACAGTGCTAACAAACGTCTTCAATCCGTGAATATGTTCCTTCGGTTCGTTCAACGACTCAAGTGGCAGTCTGAAGTCGCAACTTCTCAAAGCTGATTGGCTGCCTAATTTGGGAGGACCCCGACCATGAAGATTTACATTCTAACCGACTTAGAAGGTGTCGCGATGGTATCCCGCTTCAGTCAAACCCGTGAAGAGGGTCCCCAGAAACAGACAGCCATGAAATTGCTGACACAAGAGGTAAATGCTGCTGTTGATGGCATTCTTGATGTGGATTCGGACGCAGAAATCGTCGTCTGGGATGGACACGGGACTGGCGGGATTGATGTAGCCGAATTTCATCCCAAGGCGAAACTAATTGCGCGGGGTCCCATTCGTCCCCCTTACTATCTTGACGCAACCTATGACGTACTCTTCTTCTTAGGACAGCACGCCATGGCAGGCACGCCAAACGCCCCGTTGAGCCATACATATTCCTCGTTATCAATTGAATACTACAAACTCAACGGTGAAATGATCGGAGAATTCGGATGCCGTGCAGCACTCGCAGGCACTTTCGATGTTCCAACGGTTTTCATCTCTGGCGACGATAAAGCAGTTGCGGAAGCGAAGCAGCTTATCCCCGGCATTTATGGTGTTGAAACCAAACAGGGACTCGGACAGGAACTTGCGTTACATCTATCGCCGCAACGGTCGCGAGAATTGATTCGAGAAACTGCTGCGGATGCCTGCCGAAATATCTCTGAGATTGCTCCATTGAAAATCGATCCGCCTTACGAGTTTGAAGTCCGAGTCCTTGAAGGTAAATCAATTGACGGGTATCTGAAACGGGGTGCGATGAAGATTGATGATCGCACCGTTCGCTGGCATAGCGATGACCTGTGCGCCCTGTCTATTTAACATACCAAATTAGAACACACCTCTCCAATTCAGTATCCTAAACAACCTCTGTTCATTCCCCGCATGTGTTACCATACGTCCGGCGGTGGGTCCTTGTTCACTGACGAACTGTCCACATATTTTCGGATTTTACTATAATGACTTAACCGATACACTTGCTTTCCCGTAAAATAATATTGACAAATTCACCTATAGTTCATACAATTTGGCAAACTTTAGGACTTACGCAAATTCGCTTTCATCGCAGGTGAAGTTTGCAACCACATCTTCTATGAGGGTAGCAACACTCGGTTAGGACCTCTCACCTGCAATCGCATGGTATGCGTAATTACTTGTGTTTTGGAACAGTAGCGTTTTGAAAATACACGCTTGCATAGTAAGGAGAACACTAATGAAAACTTCTTTTATGTTCAGATTTTTGATGTTAGGTTTAATGTTGACAGGAGTGACACTGACAAGCTACGCACAGAGCGTTAGTGACGCAGATCTCATTATTTACTATAGTTTCAACGAGGACACCCAGGATGGGGATGATGTCCTTGATGGATCCGGCAACGGGAATCATGGTTTCCTCCACGGCGATGATTTACAGATTGTATCAGGCAAAGTGGGAGGGGCTATGGAGCTCCCGGGGAATGCCTCCCAATACATTTCGGTGCGGGAGCACATGTACGCAGAACCCTTCGCGGAAATAACCCTCGCTGTTTGGGTTAAGACGAGCGTAAGAGGGATGGTCGCTTCGTGGGATCGAAGTGAATTCTTCCGTTTCGCTGTAGGCGATGATGTCGGCGGAAACAACGGAACAACTTTCGTGGCTTTCGACACTTGTTGCCCGTGTTGCCATGACTGGTTCGGGAAAACAGATGTCGCCGACGATCAGTGGCACCATATAGCCGCAACCTTTGATGGTCAAATGAAACGTATCTATGTTGATGGGAAGTTAGATGACCAAATTGAGGCACCGGCAGAAGTCATCGGTGCTGGCGCTGCACGGTTCGGGTTCATCGGGATCGGTTCGGAGGCAGGTGCGTTTGATGCTAATGTCGGACCTACATGGGCATACAATGGGCTTTTGGACGAGTTCCTACTGTTCCATCGACCACTCAGTGAAGATGAGATTGCACATCTCGCCACTGCACCTGAAGACCCGTTTGTCGATGCAACAACCAGCGTTGACCCCACTGACAAAGTGAGTACAACATGGGGTAGCTTGAAGTCTGCGTATAAGTAAATCAGGCGTTTTTGTGAACTAAAGATTCATCATTAATAGAGGGTGGTCCATAACTGTTCAGTGTAGTTTTCCGCTCGTAGTCGCGCGGGATCGTTTTCTGGTCTTCAGAGGCTGATTACTCTTTCACGCGCTCCTTACATTCGGAAACTGCTCTGATTTATGAACCACCCTCAATAAATTTCTGAATTGCAGATTCACAGATTTTACGGATTTTTAAGCTCGCGTCATCCCTGTAATTCCAGACAATCCGTGATTCAGATTTCCTTCTAAATTGAGATTGACAAACTCATTTGTCAGTTGTATAATAAACTGAAGTGCCAACACTTATTAGGGCCAAAATTTACCGAAGTCTACGCGACTCGTGGCATAATTTGGTTACATATAGAAGAGTGGGAAAATGCTAAATTGGACCTAAGTTTTGCCATAAATTTAAGGGTAGATATCATTGACATATTTCATAAGATGTACGAAAGCGTTGAAGACTTTGAGCAGAAGAATGATATTAAGCTGCCGGAAGACATCGCGGCGATGTTGCGGCGGCAGTAAACCGAAGTCTTGATACACAATTCTGGAATAGTCTGTTTTTTATTAGAAGGGTATAAATTAACCCAATGAAAATAGCGAATGCCCCGTGTTCGTGGGGTGTGCTTGAGTTTGAGTTGGACGGTGAAGCACCCAGTTATGCGCAGGTATTAGACGAAATGCACGCCATCGGTTACCTCGGCACCGAGTTAGGGGATTGGGGGTTTATGCCGACGGATGCAGAACGCCTTCGTGCCGAACTTGCAACACGTGGGTTGACAATGCTGGGAGCGTTTGTGGGTGTCGCGCTCGCTGATGAAGAAACACATGCTGCGGGTGAAACATCCGCCCTGCGTCACGCACGCTTGTTAGCGGATACCGCCGGAGACACACCGTTCATCGTGCTTTCAGACGACAACGCCACCACGGAAGTACGTACCCGCTATGCTGGACGTGTTCAACCTGAGCACGGCTTAACACCAACACAGTGGGACACTTTTGTGAACGGTGTACACCGTATCGCTCAATCCGTCCGAGACGAAACGGGACTTCGCACCGTTGTTCATCCACATTGCGCAGGGTATATAGAGACACCAGCAGAAGTGGACACATTGATGGCACATACGGATCCGAATCTCATTGGACTGTGTTTCGATACAGGGCATTATCGGTTCGGTGGTGGTGATCCGATTGAGGCGTTTATCCGTCATGCCGAGCGAGTCTGGCACGTTCATTTCAAGGATTGTCATCCTGATATCGCCGCCCGTTCTTGCAAAAATGAGTGGGATTATTTTGCGTCTGTGGAGAACGGCGTTTTCTGTGAGTTAGGCAAAGGAGATGTTGACTTTCCCGCGTTCCTCGCGGAATTGCGGAAGCGGAACTACGACGGTTGGATCGTGGTAGAGCAGGATGTCTTGCCGGGGATGGGCAGTCCTTATGAGAGCGCGGAACGGAATCTTCGGTACCTGAATGCAATCTTATAGCGGTAAAGATTAACATTATTGGAAGGCGAGGATACAATCCTCGCCAGCATTGGTGAGCGTTGCTTTCCTAAAAACCTGTCTGCATGTTTCGATCTTTACTATAAATTGTCCAAACTTTAGTACTTTTAATAAAGGTCTCTGATGAACAATTCCTCAAAAATAGGTGTTGGTGTTATCGGCGCAGGACGTATCGGTAAACTGCATATTGAACATCTCGCCCAGAATGTACCCGAAGCCGAACTGATCGCGATTTGCAGCTTGGACCCCGCCGGTGTTGAAACTCTTGCAAAGCAGTTTAATGTCCCAAAGGTAACCAGCGATTATACAACGCTTTTGGCTAACCCACAGATTGAAGCAGTGTTGGTAGCATCCGCTACTGATACGCATGTGGAGATCAGTCAAGCCGCCGCGAAGGCAGGGAAACACATCTTTTGTGAGAAACCGATCTCCTTGGATTTGGAACAGATTGATGAAACCTTAGCAATTGTGGAAAAAGCGGGAGTTAAGTTTCAGGTCGGTTTCAATCGTCGGTTTGATGCAAGTTTCGCACGAGTGCGGGAAGCAGTCGCTTCTGGGGAGATTGGCGAGCCGCACATCATGCGGATTACGAGCCGGGATCCGGCACCCCCACCGATTGAGTACGTCAAGGTCTCTGGCGGGATTTTTCTTGACATGACGATCCACGATTTCGATATGGCGCGCTACCTCATCGGAGACGAGGTTGTTGAGGTCTACACTGTTGGTGGGGTACGCGTTGATCCACAAATCGGCGAGGTGGGTGACATTGACACCACGGTTATCACCTTACAATTCCAGAATGGGGCTATCGCAACGATTGATAACAGCAGAGAGGCTGTCTACGGTTACGACCAACGCGTTGAAGTTTTCGGCTCAAAGGGGATGATTGCGGCAGCGAATCCACTGACAGATACTGTCACCTTTAGCGGTAGTGAAGGTACCCGCGCTGCGTCGCCGCCATATTTCTTTGTGGAACGTTACAAGCCTGCCTTTCTCGCGGAGTTGCAAGCGTTCTTTGCGTGCATTCAGGAGGGGACATCGCCACCGGTTACGGGTGCGGATGGGCGAGCCCCTGTTGTGATAGGCTTCGCTGCGTTGAAATCGCTTCGTGAAAATCGTCCCGTTCTTTTGTCGGAAATTTAGTCGTGTGCACCCGCGTCGCCGTCATGCTCACCACCGACATCACCGACTTCGATTTCAATCTCGTCTCGATTTCTGACACGTTCCACGAGCCCGTCACGGATGTCCACAATCCGGTCAGAAACATCGAGCATCTTCAGGTCGTGTGTTGCAGAAATGACAGTGACACCCTGTTCCTCATTCAAGCGTTTAATCAGGTCAATAATTTCGCGCCCTGTGATGGTATCAAGGTTTGCTGTCGGTTCATCAGCAAGGATGATGCTCGGATCGTTGGCGAGTGCTCTGGCGATAGCGACGCGCTGACATTGACCACCTGATAGTTCATCGGGAAGGTGATACATCCGATCCCCTAAACCCACCATGTCCAGCAGCTTCTCCGCTCTTTCATTACGTTGCTTCTCTGGCATGCCAGCAAAAATCAGCGGTAGTGTTACATTTCCGTGCGCACTCCGCACAGGCAGCAGGTTGTAACTCTGGAAAATGTAGCCTACACGGTGGCACCGAAATGCCGCAATCTGCCTTTGCGTGAGTTGTGACATGTTTTGCCCATCAATGTAAACCTGCCCCTCTGTCGGCTGATCGAGTGCGCCGATCATATTAAAGAGTGTGGATTTCCCCGAACCGGAGGGACCCATTAGCGAGATGTACTCCCCGCGTTCAATCTCAATGTTGATGCCATCCAAAGCGCGAAGGATATTTGAACCCATACGATATTCTTTGACAACATCTTCTGTTTTCACAACGATATCCGGCATAATTTTCCTCCGTGCTTATACCTCGGTACGCATTGCTTCGGCAGGCGGGAGTTTCGCCGCGCGCCATGCGGGGAACGATGACCCGATGACTGCCAAAATCATACCCAGAATGCATCCAAGTAGAATGATGACGATAACACCGAGTCGCATTGCTCCGTCTTCCGGCTGCGCGGGTAACAGGGGGAAGTAGAAGAATAGGTCTAACCCATAGTCTTTAAGCCCTAAAAGCACAGCACCGAGTGTGCCGATAAGCGCGCCAATAAGTGCCCCTGAAAACCCTTGAAACCCTGATTCGAGCAGGAACAGTCGAACCACGAACCCATCTAACGCTCCGAGACATTTCATCGTCCCGATCTCGCGAAAGCGTTCTGTGACTGCCATCAGCATTGCATTCGCGATACCGACGACACAGACAATCAGAGACATGATAATCAACCAAATGTCTTTTGTGGAAATGCCTGTTTCCGTTGTCTCTTCAAAGGTATTAATTGTTGATTGTCGTCCGCTCTCCTGTAGTGCGAGGCCGATTTCGTTGTTTGTCCACACTGAGACAAGGAAAGCAATGCCGAGTGTAATACCCGCTGTCGTAATAATTGAACGTCCAAAGCGAATTTTCAAACTCTGAAAACTAATCCGTAGCGATTCTACGAAAGGGAGATCAATTTGTTCTTCAATTGGTGCTCTTTGCTGCAAATGTCTGTCTCCTTATTTTTAATTTTGTATTTATTCTTAACATTTATTTTACCAAATTTACAATTTTAGGTCAAGTTTTTCGTGAATTTGTTCGGCACACAAGATTGACTTTTCAGTTTTTGGTTGTTATACTAAGGATGGAGGCAGGTACAAATTGATGCTCCGAAGATTTTTCGCTTATTCGTTTCTTTTGTTATCCGTTGGTATGTTGTGCTGGAGTCCACTGGTTTTGGCACACGATACTTTCTATCCGCATCATCGCGAGGATTTTGAAAACATGACGCGTCGTCGCGAGTTGCGAAGCACTGTCCTCCTGAGCACCACTGTTTTTCTTTGCGTTCTTGGAACGGTGGTCTACCTGGCGTTGCGAAAAAACAAAAATACTGACAAGACAGATGAGAACGATACAAAAACAGTTCAAGAGCGTTTGGAATCCGCTGCGAACAGCGCGGCGGGTACTGCGAAACGGGTCCTCAACGCCGGAAGAAACGTCTCGGAGGCTGCCGAAGCAGCACTCACGACCTATGCTGAAGCGTCCGGTGTGACGCTGCGACCGCGTTCTGATGGGAAGAGTCGTGCCGAATCCGTGCCGTACCGAATTCGATGTAAAATTGGATCTGATGTCGTTACCCTTAGCATTGATGCAGAAGTTATCCAATTAAAGGCGGAACACGACTTTTCTAAAACGGGCTTCAGTTCGCGAGGTACCGTGGGAAGTGCAAGGACGGCTGTTGTGTTAAGAATAGGAGATAAGGAGCAGTAGCGGGTAGAATACTTACGACTTGAGTTGGTTGATGAGTGACGCACTATAACCAGCACCGAAACCGTTATCGATGTTCACGACGGTGACACCGGAAGCGCAACTATTTAGCATCCCTAACAGGGCAGCGAGTCCACCAAAACTGGCACCGTAGCCGATACTCGTCGGGACTGCGATGACGGGACAGTCTACCAAACCGCCGACAACACTCGGCAACGCGCCTTCCATGCCTGCAACAACGATAATAACACGGGCATTCAGGAGTTTCTCGTGGTTGCTCATTAACCGGTGTA from Candidatus Poribacteria bacterium includes:
- a CDS encoding TIM barrel protein; translation: MKIANAPCSWGVLEFELDGEAPSYAQVLDEMHAIGYLGTELGDWGFMPTDAERLRAELATRGLTMLGAFVGVALADEETHAAGETSALRHARLLADTAGDTPFIVLSDDNATTEVRTRYAGRVQPEHGLTPTQWDTFVNGVHRIAQSVRDETGLRTVVHPHCAGYIETPAEVDTLMAHTDPNLIGLCFDTGHYRFGGGDPIEAFIRHAERVWHVHFKDCHPDIAARSCKNEWDYFASVENGVFCELGKGDVDFPAFLAELRKRNYDGWIVVEQDVLPGMGSPYESAERNLRYLNAIL
- the iolG gene encoding inositol 2-dehydrogenase, with translation MNNSSKIGVGVIGAGRIGKLHIEHLAQNVPEAELIAICSLDPAGVETLAKQFNVPKVTSDYTTLLANPQIEAVLVASATDTHVEISQAAAKAGKHIFCEKPISLDLEQIDETLAIVEKAGVKFQVGFNRRFDASFARVREAVASGEIGEPHIMRITSRDPAPPPIEYVKVSGGIFLDMTIHDFDMARYLIGDEVVEVYTVGGVRVDPQIGEVGDIDTTVITLQFQNGAIATIDNSREAVYGYDQRVEVFGSKGMIAAANPLTDTVTFSGSEGTRAASPPYFFVERYKPAFLAELQAFFACIQEGTSPPVTGADGRAPVVIGFAALKSLRENRPVLLSEI
- a CDS encoding FtsX-like permease family protein is translated as MQQRAPIEEQIDLPFVESLRISFQSLKIRFGRSIITTAGITLGIAFLVSVWTNNEIGLALQESGRQSTINTFEETTETGISTKDIWLIIMSLIVCVVGIANAMLMAVTERFREIGTMKCLGALDGFVVRLFLLESGFQGFSGALIGALIGTLGAVLLGLKDYGLDLFFYFPLLPAQPEDGAMRLGVIVIILLGCILGMILAVIGSSFPAWRAAKLPPAEAMRTEV
- a CDS encoding ABC transporter ATP-binding protein; the encoded protein is MPDIVVKTEDVVKEYRMGSNILRALDGINIEIERGEYISLMGPSGSGKSTLFNMIGALDQPTEGQVYIDGQNMSQLTQRQIAAFRCHRVGYIFQSYNLLPVRSAHGNVTLPLIFAGMPEKQRNERAEKLLDMVGLGDRMYHLPDELSGGQCQRVAIARALANDPSIILADEPTANLDTITGREIIDLIKRLNEEQGVTVISATHDLKMLDVSDRIVDIRDGLVERVRNRDEIEIEVGDVGGEHDGDAGAHD